A single genomic interval of Rosistilla ulvae harbors:
- a CDS encoding SDR family NAD(P)-dependent oxidoreductase, whose protein sequence is MSKLSGKRALVSGAGRGIGAAAAIELARAGADVAINYLDDAEEAEGVCEQCRALGVRAVSVQADTGVQDEAERLVDQAWEALGGLDIVVSNAAYSDRELFYRADLDGFRRTIDVTMWGPFYLLRSASRKMIDAGIQGSVVVVSSPHAVQAMPGAMAYNMAKAAIDQMARTAAVELAQHRIRVNLLHPGWIDTPGERKFFSEQTLQEKGAELPWGRLGQPQEIGRGIVFLSDPASEYITGSTLTIDGGIQLPWRDMFRIDEKPQAV, encoded by the coding sequence TTGAGTAAATTGTCAGGCAAGCGTGCGTTGGTCAGCGGAGCGGGGCGCGGAATTGGTGCCGCGGCGGCGATCGAATTGGCGCGTGCTGGGGCGGATGTCGCGATCAATTACTTGGATGACGCCGAGGAAGCCGAAGGGGTTTGCGAGCAGTGCCGCGCGCTGGGCGTGCGTGCGGTAAGCGTTCAAGCCGACACGGGCGTTCAGGACGAAGCAGAACGGTTGGTCGACCAGGCGTGGGAAGCGTTGGGCGGGTTGGATATCGTCGTTTCCAACGCAGCTTACAGCGATCGAGAGCTCTTTTATCGCGCCGATCTCGACGGTTTCCGCCGCACGATCGACGTCACGATGTGGGGCCCCTTCTATCTATTGCGGTCTGCCAGTCGAAAGATGATCGACGCCGGGATTCAAGGGAGCGTGGTGGTCGTCAGTTCTCCGCATGCTGTACAAGCGATGCCTGGTGCGATGGCATATAATATGGCCAAGGCGGCGATCGATCAGATGGCGCGAACCGCTGCTGTCGAACTGGCTCAACATCGGATCCGCGTCAACCTGCTGCATCCCGGCTGGATCGACACACCCGGGGAGCGGAAGTTCTTCAGCGAACAGACGCTGCAGGAAAAGGGGGCTGAATTGCCATGGGGCCGTTTGGGACAGCCGCAAGAGATCGGTCGTGGGATCGTCTTCTTGAGCGATCCGGCCAGCGAATACATCACCGGCAGTACGCTGACAATCGATGGCGGCATTCAGTTGCCGTGGCGGGACATGTTCCGCATCGATGAAAAGCCGCAGGCCGTCTAA